Proteins from a genomic interval of Chionomys nivalis chromosome 7, mChiNiv1.1, whole genome shotgun sequence:
- the Chmp6 gene encoding charged multivesicular body protein 6, with protein MGNLFGRKKQSRVTEQDRAILQLKQQRDKLRQYQKRVTQQLERERALARQLLRDGRKERAKLLLKKKRYREQLLDRTENQISSLEAMVQSIEFTQIEMKVMEGLQVGNECLNKMHQVMSIEEVERILDETQEAVEYQRQIDELLAGNFTQEDEDAILEELNAITQEQIDLPEVPSEPLPDINPEAPAKARSRQAELVAAS; from the exons ATGGGCAACCTGTTTGGCCGCAAGAAGCAGAGCCGGGTCACCGAGCAGGACAGGGCCATCCTG CAACTGAAGCAGCAGAGGGACAAGCTGAGGCAGTACCAGAAGAGGGTCACACAGCAGCTGGAGAGGGAGCGGGCTCTGGCCAGGCAGCTGCTGCGGGACGGCAGGAAAGA ACGGGCCAAGCTGCTGCTCAAGAAGAAGAGGTACCGGGAGCAGCTGCTCGACAGGACGGAGAATCAGATCAGCAGCCTGGAAGCCATG GTTCAGAGCATCGAGTTCACGCAGATCGAGATGAAGGTGATGGAGGGGCTTCAGGTGGGCAACGAGTGTCTGAATAAGATGCACCAG GTGATGTCCATAGAGGAGGTGGAGAGGATCCTGGACGAGACCCAGGAGGCCGTAGAGTACCAGCGG CAAATTGATGAGCTGCTGGCCGGCAACTTCACCCAGGAGGACGAGGATGCCATCCTGGAGGAGCTGAATGCAATCACTCAG gAACAAATCGACTTACCAGAGGTTCCTTCGGAGCCCCTTCCTGACATAAATCCAG AAGCCCCTGCCAAGGCCAGATCCAGGCAGGCAGAGCTGGTGGCAGCCTCGTAA